A genomic stretch from Gammaproteobacteria bacterium includes:
- a CDS encoding ABC transporter ATP-binding protein: protein MIRLKGVTKRYRTFELETKSLDGIDLAVEQGEFVAVMGPSGCGKSTLLNIVGLIDTPTSGVYHFGVHEVSRYSEDQLADLRQGKVGFIFQSFNLLDELTVYENVELPLLYQSIPRAQRRNLVREALELVDLSARAKHKPDQLSGGQQQRVAVARAVVGDPKLILADEPTGNLDSQNGEEIMSMLEILNEQGATILMATHSPSHAKRADRIVHLLDGRIVPPDRAEI, encoded by the coding sequence CTGATACGTCTGAAGGGCGTCACGAAGCGCTACCGCACGTTCGAGCTCGAGACCAAGTCTCTCGACGGCATCGACCTTGCCGTCGAGCAAGGCGAGTTCGTCGCGGTCATGGGGCCCTCGGGCTGCGGCAAGTCCACGCTGCTCAACATCGTCGGTCTGATCGATACGCCGACGAGCGGAGTGTATCACTTCGGGGTGCACGAGGTCTCGCGCTACTCCGAGGACCAGCTCGCCGACCTGCGCCAGGGCAAGGTCGGCTTCATCTTCCAAAGCTTCAATCTGCTCGACGAGCTGACGGTGTACGAGAACGTCGAGCTGCCGCTGCTGTATCAGAGCATTCCGCGAGCGCAGCGCCGCAACCTCGTGCGCGAAGCGCTCGAGCTCGTCGACCTCTCGGCCCGTGCGAAGCACAAGCCCGATCAGCTTTCGGGCGGTCAGCAGCAGCGCGTGGCCGTCGCGCGCGCGGTCGTCGGCGATCCCAAGCTGATCCTCGCCGACGAGCCCACCGGCAACCTCGACTCGCAGAACGGCGAGGAGATCATGAGCATGCTGGAAATCCTGAACGAGCAGGGTGCGACGATCCTGATGGCGACGCATTCGCCGAGCCACGCGAAGCGCGCCGACCGCATCGTGCATCTGCTCGACGGGCGCATCGTGCCGCCCGATCGGGCCGAAATCTGA